In the genome of Dyadobacter fermentans DSM 18053, the window CCAATGCATGCTTACCCGACGGCGTGAGCGGCAGAATATAGTCGCCCTGGAACGTCCATTCGCTGTTGTGCGTCGTGTTATCATTGGTTTCGCGGTAAATGAGGAATTGCTCGTCGTCGCGCTGGGTGGCATTGTAGTTGAAATCGTCGGTCGAGCGGTTGTGCTGCGCCATCAGGTATAGTTCTTCGCCCGGTTTTTTAAATTTTTTGGTATACCCCAAATTCAGGTCGATGCCCTTGCTCGGGGCTTTGGTTTTAACGGATTGGTGAAACTGGTCGATGATCGCGCCGTTGGGCGAAAGGCGGCTGTTGCGTTGTTCGCTGTTTTGCGGCCAGCTGCCGAGCCATCCATTTACGGAGAAGTTAAAAACATTGGCGCTGTCGGCCAGGTACTCGATCTGCACATCGCCGGAGCTGTGTGGTTTGGCATTGTCGCGCACAATCTCCTGGCGGACTTTACCGGTTTCTGCGCCATTTTCAAATGTAGTGCGGTCCACGCTCGCCAGTTCCTTGTTTCGGAAGCGGTGCAAATGCAGCGTGGAACTGACATTCCACTTGTCGCGGTTTATGGCGATACGCGGGTTAATGGCCTGTTCGAGATTCCCACCCACGACTTCAATCGTGCCGCTGGTGCTTTGGTTGCCCTTTTTTGTAATGATATTGATCACGCCCGCCGCACCTTCCGCATCATAGCGTGCCGAAGGGCTGGTGATCACCTCCACAGATTTGATCGAACCTGCCGGCATCATATTCAATGCATCGGCGGCGTTGCGGGCCATCTGGCCGGAATATTTTCCATTGATGAGAATGCGCAAATTGGAGTTTCCGCGCATGGTCACGTTGCCGGCGGCGTCCACATTCAGGATAGGCGCTTTTCGGAGCACGTCGGCAGCGGTACCGCCGAGGTTACTAATGTCCTTTTCCGCATTATAAATCAACATTCCGGGCTGTTGTTCAACGAGTTGCTTCATGCCCGTAACGGTCACGGCGTCCAGCTGCTTCACGTCGGAGATCAGCCTCACCGTACCGAAATCATAGGGCGTGGTTGAGGTGATCTTAAATGGCAGACGTTTCTGGCGGTAGCCTACGAACGAAAGGTGCAGGAAATAGGAGCCGGTCTTTATGTCGGTGGATTTGAAAATGCCGCTTTCGTCCGAATAAGTCAGCGCTACTACCTGCTGCTGGTCATCGAGGATGCTGATGGTCGCAAATTCAATGGCTTTTGAAGTGGCCGAATCGATGAGCACGCCTTTGATCAGGTAACAAGGAAGAGACTGGGCAAGGCCGGTTTTTGAAATCAGCAATGCAATCAGAAGAGGGAGAAGGAAACGGTATTGAAATCTCATAATTCGGAAATGGGGCCTGGCGCTGGGCCAGGGGGATTTGATGAAATGTAATGAACAGTTTTTTGTATAAATATCAGACTTTACCGGCAGAAACCGAAATGCGGGAAGTGGTTGATAATCTGCCGGTTTTCTTTTTGCCCTTGCCTTTTTTACCCCACCAGATGTAGAAGCCGGTAATGGGCAGACTGGTACAGATTAGGCTGGCGATGAAAAACAGGATTTTGGTCGGCATTCCACCGATTGCGCCCACATGCCACGCATAGTTGGTTCGCCGGAGCCATTGGGCCACATCCAATTCGGAAATCTGCGGCTGGCTTGCGGGAAGTTGTTCCAATGTGTGCTGATCGAGGTACACATAGCGCCACGAGCCGTTGTGCATATCGGTACAAAGTTC includes:
- a CDS encoding outer membrane beta-barrel family protein: MRFQYRFLLPLLIALLISKTGLAQSLPCYLIKGVLIDSATSKAIEFATISILDDQQQVVALTYSDESGIFKSTDIKTGSYFLHLSFVGYRQKRLPFKITSTTPYDFGTVRLISDVKQLDAVTVTGMKQLVEQQPGMLIYNAEKDISNLGGTAADVLRKAPILNVDAAGNVTMRGNSNLRILINGKYSGQMARNAADALNMMPAGSIKSVEVITSPSARYDAEGAAGVINIITKKGNQSTSGTIEVVGGNLEQAINPRIAINRDKWNVSSTLHLHRFRNKELASVDRTTFENGAETGKVRQEIVRDNAKPHSSGDVQIEYLADSANVFNFSVNGWLGSWPQNSEQRNSRLSPNGAIIDQFHQSVKTKAPSKGIDLNLGYTKKFKKPGEELYLMAQHNRSTDDFNYNATQRDDEQFLIYRETNDNTTHNSEWTFQGDYILPLTPSGKHALESGVKAILRNVGSDYKVQTSENGSADNLAIVPSRTDRFDYRQDVLAAYSQLKFKWSSGWALHAGARMEGTFLEGDQRDAKVHFTSSFWNFVPSATIFKKLDANNNLTLSYTKRISRPSIWDLNPNRDSQDPKNIVVGNPSLKPEEVNQVEFTYALQTNSDLFVNVSAFGRKTNNSIESIVTMDAEGVATTTKQNLASNAQYGVNFSASFSLLPDWKINSNANIRQARFKSGALGIDNKGAAWGINLNTSWKLPKNYSVQAYGDYDARSIELQGFEGAWLYYSFSAKKELPARKLTITLTTVSPFGSYRPQKQVVSSPEFYSITRNQYLMRSVKLSLNWEFGGLFKQGAGRKINNDDLKNVKTGG